GAACACGATGGAGCACTGGATCTGACCGCCGGACATGTAGAGCGTCTTGGCGGCCGAGTTGATGATCTGGTCGATCGCCTGCATGGCGAAGTTGAAGGTCATGAACTCGACGATGGGCTTCAGCCCCGCCATCGCCGCGCCGACGCCGACACCGGCAAAGCCGTGCTCGGTGATCGGGGTGTCGATGACGCGCTTGGCGCCGAATTCCTGAAGGAGGCCCTGGGTGATCTTGTAGGCGCCCTGATACTCGGCGACTTCCTCGCCCATGACGAAGACGTCGCCGTCACGGCGCATTTCCTCGGCCATGGCGTCGCGCAGCGCCTCGCGCATTGTCTGGTTCACGAACTCGGTGCCCTCCGGCACGTCCGGCTCGGGCAGCGCCTCGGGCTGCGGCGGGTTGGCCACGGCGGAATTGATGATGGCAGGCGCAGCCGGGGCCGCGGCGGCGACCGGGGAGGACTCAAGCGGGGCGGCAGCCACCGGCGGGGCCGATTCGGCGGCCTGCGGAGCCGGCGCGCTTACCGCGTTCGCATCCTCGCCATCGGCCAGGATGACCGCGATCGGCGTATTCACCGCGACGTCCTGCGTCCCCTCGGGCACGAGGATCTTGCCGAGGGTGCCCTCGTCGATCGCCTCGACCTCCATGGTGGCCTTGTCGGTCTCGATCTCGGCGATCACGTCGCCGGACTTGACCGCATCGCCTTCTTTCTTGAGCCACTTGGCCAGATTTCCCTTCTCCATGGTCGGAGACAGGGCCGGCATCAGAATTTCGGTCGGCATGGCGGCGTTCCCCAAAAAGAACGTGAGGCGAGATCGCGCGTCACTGCGTCGGTGCGGGCAGCACGAACGTCAGGTTGCTGTAGACGGCCATCGAGGAGATGGCCACGAGGAGGGCAAGGAAGAAGGCGACCAGCATCTTGTTGAGGCGGGTCGCGGTCTCGGCCGGCACGTCGGCACCCGTGCGGGCGCCGAAC
Above is a window of Ancylobacter sp. WKF20 DNA encoding:
- a CDS encoding pyruvate dehydrogenase complex E1 component subunit beta encodes the protein MPTEILMPALSPTMEKGNLAKWLKKEGDAVKSGDVIAEIETDKATMEVEAIDEGTLGKILVPEGTQDVAVNTPIAVILADGEDANAVSAPAPQAAESAPPVAAAPLESSPVAAAAPAAPAIINSAVANPPQPEALPEPDVPEGTEFVNQTMREALRDAMAEEMRRDGDVFVMGEEVAEYQGAYKITQGLLQEFGAKRVIDTPITEHGFAGVGVGAAMAGLKPIVEFMTFNFAMQAIDQIINSAAKTLYMSGGQIQCSIVFRGPNGAAARVAAQHSQDYTAWYSHIPGLKVIAPFTAADAKGLLKAAIRDPNPIIFLENEILYGHSSPVPKLDDFIVPIGKAKIARPGKDVTLVAWSIGMNYALKAAEELSKLGIEAEVIDLRTIRPMDVDTILASVKKTGRCVTVEEGWHQSGVGAEIVAQLMEKAFDYLDAPVLRVTGKDVPMPYAANLEKLALPSVQDVIDAARAVTYR